From one Salmo salar chromosome ssa09, Ssal_v3.1, whole genome shotgun sequence genomic stretch:
- the LOC100380717 gene encoding heat shock 70 kDa protein 4 isoform X5: protein MSVVGFDVGFLNCYVAVARAGGIETVANEYSDRCTPACVSFGPRNRSIGAAAKSQVVTNCKNTVQGFKRFHGRAFSDPYIQSLKSSLVYDLAQMPSGTTGIKVMYMEEEKVFSIEQVTAMLLTKMKETAEHALKKPVADCVVSVPCYYTDAERRSVVDAAQIAGLNCLRLMNETTAVALAYGIYKQDLPAPEEKPRIVVFVDIGHSGYQTSVCAFNKGKLKILATACDPELGGKDFDEMLVRHFCEEFGKKYKLDVKTKPRALVRLYQECEKLKKLMSANSSDLPLNIECFMNDIDVSGKLNRGQFEEMCADVLARVEAPLHNLMEQASEYQLKKEDIYAVEIVGGASRIPSVKERISKFFGKELSTTLNADEAVARGCALQCAILSPAFKVREFSITDAVAYPISLKWNSAAEEGLSDCEVFPKNHAAPFSKVLTFYRREPFSLEAYYNTPKELPYPDPTIGQFVIQKVVPQASGESSKVKVKVRVNIHGIFSVSSASLVEVQKTEEGEEPMDTEQQSTPEKEEEKEGNMQTDQDETKAQGDGQKEMEEEKKTLPENEEMETSPEESKTEKKSDQPPQAKKPKVKTKVLELPIENSPQWELAIDMLNLFVENEGKMIMQDKLEKERNDAKNYVEEYVYDMRDKLHGRLEKFVSEADRDILSLQLEDTENWLYEDGEDQPKQQYIDKLAELKKLGQPIQERYMESEERPRAFDDMGKQIQMYMKIVEAYKTKEEQVRLRNLRNTIRSRNVV from the exons ATGTCTGTGGTAGGATTCGACGTCGGCTTCCTGAACTGCTATGTTGCGGTAGCCCGAGCCGGAGGAATAGAAACTGTAGCCAATGAATACAGCGATCGGTGTACACC AGCATGCGTGTCGTTTGGACCACGGAATCGATCTATTGGTGCAGCTGCAAAAAGCCAG GTCGTCACAAACTGCAAGAACACAGTCCAAGGGTTCAAGAGATTTCATGGCCGGGCGTTTTCTGATCCGTATATCCAGAGTTTGAAATCCAGCCTGGTTTACGACCTGGCACAGATGCCTTCGGGCACCACTGGCATCAAG GTGATGtacatggaggaggagaaggtgttCAGCATTGAGCAGGTCACTGCTATGCTTCTGACCAAGATGAAAGAGACAGCTGAGCATGCACTGAAGAAACCCGTGGCTGACTGCGTTGTCTCT GTCCCCTGCTACTACACGGACGCCGAGAGGAGATCAGTGGTGGACGCAGCGCAGATCGCTGGACTCAACTGCCTGAGGCTCATGAATGAGACAACTGCAG TGGCGTTGGCGTATGGGATCTACAAGCAGGACCTCCCTGCTCCAGAGGAAAAGCCCAGGATTGTGGTGTTTGTAGACATTGGACACTCTGGATACCAGACCTCTGTCTGTGCCTTCAACAAAGGCAAGCTGAAG ATCCTTGCGACGGCCTGCGACCCGGAGCTGGGCGGGAAGGACTTTGACGAGATGCTGGTGAGACACTTCTGTGAGGAGTTTGGGAAGAAGTACAAGCTGGACGTGAAGACCAAGCCCAGGGCTCTCGTCAGGCTCTACCAGGAGTGTGAGAAACTCAAGAAACTGATGAGCGCTAACTCCTCAGACCTGCCCCTCAACATCGAGTGCTTTATGAACGACATTGATGTGTCTGGAAAACTCAACAG GGGTCAATTTGAGGAGATGTGTGCTGACGTTCTGGCCAGAGTGGAGGCACCACTGCACAACCTGATGGAGCAAGCCAGTGAGTATC AGCTTAAGAAGGAGGACATCTATGCGGTGGAAATAGTGGGCGGGGCCTCCCGTATCCCGTCTGTCAAAGAGAGGATCAGCAAATTCTTTGGGAAGGAGCTGAGCACCACCCTGAATGCTGATGAGGCAGTGGCCAGAGGATGTGCCCTGCAG TGTGCAATCCTGTCCCCTGCATTCAAAGTGCGTGAGTTCTCCATCACAGACGCAGTTGCTTACCCAATCTCTCTGAAATggaactctgctgcagaggaaggCTTGAG CGATTGCGAGGTATTCCCAAAGAACCATGCTGCACCCTTCTCCAAAGTGTTGACTTTCTACCGGAGGGAGCCTTTCTCTCTGGAAGCCTACTACAACACCCCCAAAGAGCTGCCGTACCCCGATCCCACCATAG GTCAGTTTGTGATCCAGAAGGTGGTTCCCCAGGCGTCTGGGGAGAGCTCCAAAGTCAAGGTGAAGGTGAGGGTCAACATCCACGGCATCTTCAGTGTCTCCTCAGCCTCGCTGGTGGAGGTCCAGAAGACCGAGGAAGGAGAGGAGCCCATGGACACAGAACAGCAGTCAACAccggagaaggaggaagagaaagag GGCAACATGCAGACTGACCAGGATGAGACAAAGGCCCAAGGAGATGGACAGAaagagatggaagaggagaagaagacgCTGCCGGAGAATGAGGAGATGGAG aCCTCCCCAGAGGAGAGTAAGACAGAGAAGAAGTCTGACCAGCCTCCCCAGGCCAAGAAGCCCAAAGTCAAGACAAAAGTCTTGGAGCTTCCCATCGAGAATAGCCCTCAGTGGGAGCTGGCCATCGACATGCTCAACCTCTTTGTAGAAAATgag GGTAAAATGATCATGCAGGACAagctggagaaggagagaaaCGATGCTAAGAATTACGTGGAGGAGTATGTGTACGACATGAGGGACAAACTACACGGCAGGCTGGAGAAATTTGTCAGTGAAGCT GATCGGGATATCCTGTCATTACAACTGGAGGACACAGAGAACTGGCTGTATGAAGATGGAGAGGACCAACCTAAACAACAGTACATTGACAAACTGGCTGAGCTGAAG AAACTGGGCCAGCCTATCCAGGAGAGGTACATGGAGTCTGAGGAAAGACCCAGAGCCTTCGATGACATGGGGAAACAGATCCAGATGTACATGAAGATCGTTGAAGCTTATAAAACCAAG GAGGAGCAGGTACGACTGAGAAATCTTAGGAATACTATTCGTAGTAGAAATGTAGTATAG